In Porphyromonas cangingivalis, a genomic segment contains:
- a CDS encoding ISAs1 family transposase encodes MDVQDYFSKVEDPRVVGRCKHKLSDILVIALASYLCGGEDYESMHELCLERGESLRPLVELPNGCPSVDTFERVLQRIEPQSLYACLQVYGKELISDLEGKHIAIDGKRLKGSKKKTSSTHILSAWVDEEGLSLAQETVAEKRNELQAIPEVLDSLDLSGAIISIDAMGTQTNIAEQIIQSEADYILSLKGNQKHLYEDVQDCFTGQYRCHSYETLEKNHGRIEKRTYTTLSASEVFDEEEYSQWRGLRSLIQVEREISNLGGETRIDKQYYISSLPPEDCQLIGQYIRGHWGIENRLHWHLDVTFREDACRARKDYSATNLNTLRKFALAIVSQYKDKLSLRKRLFKAALNIDYLKKILKI; translated from the coding sequence ATGGATGTACAAGATTATTTTTCTAAGGTAGAAGATCCCCGTGTCGTGGGTCGTTGCAAGCATAAGTTGAGCGATATTCTAGTAATTGCATTGGCGAGTTATCTGTGTGGAGGCGAGGATTATGAGTCCATGCATGAACTTTGCTTAGAGCGAGGAGAATCGCTTCGCCCTCTAGTTGAATTGCCTAATGGTTGTCCGAGCGTGGATACCTTCGAGAGGGTGCTCCAACGTATTGAGCCTCAGTCTCTCTATGCCTGTCTTCAAGTCTATGGGAAAGAGCTGATTAGCGACTTGGAAGGTAAACATATCGCCATTGACGGCAAACGCCTGAAAGGCTCGAAGAAGAAAACCAGCAGTACGCATATTCTCTCAGCTTGGGTTGATGAAGAGGGTTTAAGCCTTGCTCAAGAGACTGTTGCCGAAAAACGCAATGAGTTACAAGCTATCCCTGAAGTCCTGGATAGTCTTGATTTGTCAGGGGCAATCATCAGTATAGATGCGATGGGAACTCAAACCAACATTGCAGAGCAAATTATCCAATCAGAAGCCGACTACATCCTAAGCCTCAAAGGCAATCAAAAACACTTGTATGAGGATGTTCAGGATTGTTTCACAGGACAATACAGGTGCCATAGTTATGAGACCTTGGAGAAAAATCATGGTCGTATTGAGAAGCGAACTTATACCACATTATCAGCATCAGAGGTCTTTGACGAGGAGGAATATAGTCAATGGCGAGGCTTGAGAAGTTTAATTCAAGTGGAGAGAGAGATTAGTAATTTAGGGGGAGAGACTCGCATAGATAAGCAGTATTATATCAGCAGTTTACCACCTGAAGATTGTCAGTTAATAGGGCAATATATTCGAGGGCATTGGGGGATTGAGAATAGGCTTCATTGGCACTTGGATGTAACCTTTAGGGAAGACGCTTGCCGAGCTCGTAAGGACTATTCAGCCACCAATCTAAACACGTTGAGAAAGTTCGCTTTAGCCATTGTTTCTCAGTATAAAGACAAACTATCCTTACGGAAGAGGTTATTCAAAGCCGCTCTGAATATAGACTATCTCAAAAAGATACTAAAGATTTGA
- a CDS encoding queuosine precursor transporter, whose amino-acid sequence MKEKVSVPFMLLGILFNVCLIAANLLETKIIHIAGLNVTAGLLVFPVSYIINDCIAEVWGFKKARLIIWSGFAMNAFVCALGLIAVALPAASFWQGEEHFNFVFGMAPRILVASLSAFLVGSFLNAYVMSKMKVASGGKNFSTRAVVSTLVGETADSLIFFPIAFAGIIGWGEIINLMMLQIVLKSLYEVIILPITIRVVKAIKRIEGTDVYDTDISYNILNIKDI is encoded by the coding sequence ATGAAAGAAAAAGTATCCGTCCCTTTCATGCTACTCGGCATATTATTCAATGTATGCCTCATTGCAGCAAATCTTCTCGAAACTAAAATCATCCACATCGCAGGACTCAATGTCACCGCAGGACTTTTAGTTTTCCCCGTATCTTACATCATCAACGACTGTATCGCCGAAGTCTGGGGCTTCAAGAAAGCTCGTCTCATCATCTGGAGTGGCTTTGCGATGAATGCCTTCGTGTGCGCTCTCGGTCTGATTGCGGTGGCTCTGCCTGCTGCTTCGTTTTGGCAGGGAGAAGAGCACTTCAACTTCGTCTTCGGCATGGCACCTCGTATCCTTGTCGCAAGTCTGTCGGCCTTCCTCGTGGGGTCGTTCCTCAACGCTTATGTGATGAGCAAGATGAAGGTCGCCAGCGGTGGTAAAAACTTCTCCACCCGCGCCGTGGTCTCGACGCTCGTAGGCGAGACTGCCGACTCTCTTATCTTCTTCCCCATTGCCTTTGCAGGCATCATCGGTTGGGGTGAGATCATCAACCTCATGATGCTTCAGATCGTCCTCAAGTCTCTCTACGAGGTCATCATCCTCCCGATCACCATCCGTGTGGTAAAGGCGATCAAGCGTATCGAAGGCACTGATGTCTACGACACCGACATCTCTTACAACATCTTAAACATCAAGGACATTTGA